In the genome of Magnolia sinica isolate HGM2019 chromosome 2, MsV1, whole genome shotgun sequence, one region contains:
- the LOC131237546 gene encoding nicotinate phosphoribosyltransferase 2-like isoform X2 yields MAAAAAAAAAVTANGGPSANGGLPSIDGPTNPMVTPLLTDLYQFTMAYAYWKAGKHQDRAVFDLFFRKNPFGGEYTIFGGLEECIRFIANFKLREDEISFLRTTLPSTCEDAFFDYLRGIDCSDVEVYAISEGSVVFPKIPLMRVEGPTAVVQLLETPFVNLVNYASLVATNAARHRFVAGRSKNLLEFGLRRAQGPDGGVSASRYSYVGGFDATSNVAAGRIFGIPLRGTHSHAFVSSFMSPDEIIDKTICSCDGSVTCEDFVSRVQSWLNKLQWAESLRGIFGETNQSELAAFTSYALAFPTNFLALVDTYDVMRSGIPNFCAVALALRDLGYKAAGIRLDSGDLAYLSIEARKFFYTIEKEFGVTGFGKMTITASNDLNEETLDALNKQGHEVDAFGIGTYLVTCYAQAALGCVFKLVEINGQPRMKLSEDVSKVSIPCKKRCYRLYGREGYPLVDIMSGENEPPPKIK; encoded by the exons ATGGCAGCGGCAGCGGCAGCGGCAGCAGCAGTTACCGCGAATGGAGGGCCATCCGCGAATGGAGGATTGCCGTCGATCGATGGCCCGACGAATCCAATGGTCACTCCCCTCCTTACAGATCTCTACCAGTTCACCATGGCTTATGCTTACTGGAAAGCAGGGAAGCATCAGGACCGCGCCGT GTTTGACTTATTTTTCCGGAAGAACCCGTTTGGGGGTGAATACACCATCTTTGGTGGTCTAGAAGAATGTATCCGGTTCATTGCTAATTTCAAATTGAGAGAAGATGAGATCTCTTTCTTACGCACCACCTTGCCTTCTACATGTGAG GATGCCTTCTTTGATTATCTTAGGGGAATCGACTGCTCTGATGTTGAAGTGTATGCTATTTCTGAGGGATCTGTTGTTTTTCCTAAGATACCCTTGATGAGAGTTGAAGGACCAACTGCT GTGGTTCAATTATTGGAAACTCCATTTGTGAATCTTGTCAACTATGCCTCACTGGTTGCTACAAATGCTGCAAGACACCGATTTGTTGCAGGGAGGTCCAAAAATCTACTTGAATTTGGGCTTCGTCGGGCACAG GGTCCTGACGGTGGAGTAAGTGCTTCAAGATACAGCTACGTTGGTGGATTCGATGCAACAAG TAATGTTGCAGCTGGAAGGATATTCGGAATACCACTTCGAGGAACACATTCTCATGCTTTTGTTAGCTCATTCATG AGCCCCGATGAGATCATAGACAAAACAATCTGTAGTTGCGATGGTTCAGTTACATGTGAGGATTTTGTCAGCCGGGTGCAGTCCTGGCTAAACAAACTTCAG TGGGCAGAGTCATTGCGTGGCATTTTTGGTGAGACCAATCAAAGTGAGCTGGCAGCGTTTACCTCGTATGCATTGGCGTTCCCGACGAACTTTCTAGCCCTTGTAGATACATATGAT GTTATGAGGAGTGGAATACCTAATTTTTGTGCAGTTGCTTTAGCCCTCCGTGACTTGGG GTATAAAGCAGCTGGCATTAGGTTGGATTCTGGTGACCTAGCTTACTTATCTATTGAGGCTCGCAAGTTCTTTTACACAATTGAAAAGGAATTTGGTGTTACTGGCTTTGGGAAAATGACAATTACTGCTAGTAATGACCTGAATGAAGAAACTTTGGATGCTTTGAACAAGCAG GGACATGAGGTAGATGCATTTGGAATCGGAACCTATCTTGTTACATGCTATGCTCAAGCAGCTCTTGGTTGTGTTTTCAAATTGGTGGAGATAAATGGTCAGCCCCGCATGAAGCTTTCTGAAGATGTTTCTAAG GTCTCCATACCATGTAAAAAACGGTGTTACAGATTGTATGGGAGAGAAGGTTACCCGTTGGTAGACATAATGAGTGGGGAAAATGAGCCACCTCCGAAG